TGCCGGCCCCCAGTCGGTCCGCAGCCTGGCCGAGCAGAACGTGCTGCTGCAGATCGCGCATCTGCGCACCCATCCCGCCGTGGCAGCCGGGCTGGCGCGCAACACCCTGATCCTGCAGGGCTGGTTCTATGACATCGCCAGCGGCGAGGTCGTGGTGCTGGACGAGACGACCCGCACCAGCATCCATGTCGATGAAGCCATCGCCCGCCTGAACAAGACCGGCACGGAGACGCCCGCGGCATAGTCCGCTTGGGGAACGTCCTGCGGCAATGGGCCTGCGCCGGGCTGGTTGCCGTTGCCCTCGCCCATCCCGCCGCCGGCCGGACGATCAAGGTCTCGACCTGGAATCTCGACTGGCTGACGGCGCGGGCGGCGGGGGACCCGACGCTGCCGCCGGACGTCCATCCCCGCGCCGACGCAGACCTGCGGCGCCTCGCCGTCTATGCCGCGCGGCTGGATGCCGACATCGTGGGTTTCCAGGAGGTCGATTCCCCTGCCCTCGCCGCCCGGCTGTTTCCCCCCGGGCGCTACCGCATCGTCATGACCGCCGACCCGGTGGTGCAGCGGACCGGTCTTGCGGTCGCAACGTCGCTGACGATCGAGCGCCACCCGGACCTGGCGGCGCTGGACGTCTATCCGCCCACCGCCCCCCATCCATTGCGATCCGGCCTGGACGTCACGATCGGCGACGGCACAGCCAACCTGCGTGTGCTGGTCGTTCACCTGAAGGCCGGGTGCCGCGACGCCGCGCCCTCCGACCGGCGCGCCGCGTGCCTTACCCTGGCGCGCCAGATGGCGGTACTGGATGACTGGGTCGCCCAGCGGCAGGACGAGGGCGTTCCCTTTCTGGTCATGGGCGACTTCAACCGCAACCTGACGCCGGGCGACCCGTTCTTCCATCTTCTGGACCAGGACGGGCCGCTGACCCTGGCGACGGCCGGACGGGCCAGCCCGTGCTGGGGAGGCACCTATTTCATCGACCATCTGCTGCTGGGCAACCAGGCGCGCGGGTGGCTGCGGCCGGACAGCCTGCGGGTCCTGACCTATGACGAACAGGACCCGGCCCGCGCACCGGCGCTGTCCGACCATTGTCCGGTCTCGGTCAGGCTGGAAATGCCTTAAAGTCCGCCTCTGGACATGCGCGTGTATGATTCGGAAAGGATATCATGGGATGGAACAGCGTCATCTCGGCCGGTCCGGCCTTCGCGTCTCGGCGGTGGGACTGGGGTGCAACAATCTCGGCGGCCGGATCGGGCTGGAAGAATCGCGCATGGTGGTGCACCAGGCGCTGGACAGCGGCATCACCCTGTTCGACGTCGCCGATGTCTATGGCCGGCGCGAATCCCATTGCGGCGCGTCCGAGGAAGTGTTGGGCGCGATCCTGGGCTCGCGTCGCGAGGACATCGTCCTGGCGACCAAGTTCGGCATGCCCATGGCCGCCGACGGCAGCATGCAGGGGGCATCCCGCCGCTATATCCGCCAGGCGGTCGAGGCCAGCCTGACGCGCCTGCGCACCGACCGCATCGACCTCTACCAGGTCCATGTCCCCGACCCGGACACCCCGATCGACGAGACGCTGCGCGCGCTGGACGACCTGATCCGTGACGGCAAGGTCCTGTATGCCGGCTGTTCCAACTTTCCCGCATGGCAAGTCGCGGACGCCCATCACGTCGCGCGCGCGGGCGGGTTTTCGGGCTTCATTTCCTGCCAGGACGAACTGTCGCTGCTGGCGCGGGACGCGCTACGCGAACTGGTGCCGGCCATGCGCCGGTACGGCCTGGGATTGCTGCCCTACTTCCCGCTGGCCAGCGGCGTACTGACGGGCAAATACCATCGCGACATTCCGCCGCCCCCCGGCAGCCGGCTGAGCGAATGGACCCACCTGCGCGATCGCTACCTGACCGACACCAACTGGACGATCCTGGACGGGCTGGGTTCGGTGGCCAGGGCGCATGGACGCACGCTGACGGAACTGGCCTTCGGCTGGCTGCTGTCGCATGACGTGGTGGGGTCGGTCATCGCCGGCGCCACCCGCCCGAATCAGGTGATTGAAAACGTCGCCGCCGCGACCCGCCCCCTGACGCCGGAGGAATGCGACGCGATCACCGCCATCCTGCCCGACCATGCGCGATGAACCGCCCGGGTTGCGCTGGCCGTCGCGCTGGCCGTCCATCGCGCTGGATTCGGGACTGACCGTACGGGTCGCGGGCCACATGCCCGACCTGCCCGCCCCCGTCGCGGCGGAGGTCGAGGCGATCTGGCGGGAAAGGCAGGCGGCCAATCCCGCCCTGTTCAACGGCCGCGTCTTCACCGCCGACCGCATCACGACGCGCGGGATCGTCGGACACTGGACCACCTATCACCGTGTGCTGGCCCAGATGACCCGGCCGACGCTCTATCCCGCCCTACGCTTGAAGCCCCTGGCGGTGACCGGAATCCTGCATACGCCCGACGGCATCGTACTGGGCCGCCGCGCGCCCCACAGCACCTATCTGGCCGGCTGGTGGCAGACACCGCCGGCCGGCAGCGTCGAATCCCGCCATGGCGAGAACAAGGTGGATCTGACGGCGCAGATCCTGGCGGAAGCGCAGGAAGAACTGGGACTGGCACCCGACATGCTGACGGTGGCAGGGCCCGTCCGCGCCACCCGGCATCCGGCGACACGCATCGTCGATATCGGCATCCGCCTGGACACGGCCTTGCCGTTCGACCGGGTGCTGCAGGGCTGGCACGCCGGCGGAAACGACGAATACGACCGGCTGGCGATCGTGAAGCCGAACCAGAATCCCGAGGATGTGGTCGGTCCCCACATCCTGCCCGGCACGCGCGAATACCTGGACGTCGATCGCCGATCCTGAGTTTAGCTGGCCTTTTAGCCGGGCCAGACGCCGGAGACATGGGCGGCATGCCAGCCAACCGCCAGCATCGCCAGGACGAATGTGACCGCGCCCATCAACTGGACGACGTCGCGAAGCGGCGCGGGTGCGGAATGGTCCTCGATATCCGGCATGGGGACTCCTGCATGGTTGGCCTGCCGTTCCTGCATACCCCCTATGATATGGGCGCGGGAACCCCTTATAGGACGCGCGTGACGCGATCGTGTCCCCACACCGGCTCCGGCAGGGAGAACTATTTCGTGAAATGCTTTTCACTGTTCGTTGTTTTGTCGGACCGGACATACTGTCTGCCCTTTTACATGCCGTTGCAGGAGACTGGACATGACCGTATCCCGACGTGCCTTCCAGACCTTCCTCGCCGGGTTGGGCCTGTCTCTGGCAGGGCAGGAAGTCCGGGCCGCCAGCCATGCCGGCCACGATGTCGAATCCTTCATGCTGGCGCGCAACGGCTGGGTTCCCAACAACGACCATCTGCCTGTGCTGTATTACCGCAACGCCGCCGCCCTGCCGGCCGACGACCCGGCATCGGGGTTCGAGCGCCTGTTCACCGCCAATGGCTGGCCGCCGCAATGGCGCTGGGGGGTCTATGATTTCCATCATTTCCACTCCACGGCGCATGAGGTGCTGGGTGTCGCCTCGGGCTCGGCCCGGCTGATGCTGGGGGGACCGGGCGGACGCATCGTCGATGTCCGGGCCGGTGACGTCGTCGTGCTGCCGGCGGGCACCGGCCATCGCAACCTGGGGTCGGACGATGATTTCCTGGTGGTCGGCGCCTATCCGCCGGACCAGCATTACGACCTGCGGCGCAGCGGGCTGTCGCCGGACGAACTGGCACGGATGGCCCATGTCCCGTTCCCGGCGAGCGACCCCGTGAGCGGCGCAGGTGGTTCCCTTCCCGCCCTTTGGCACCAGACGTGATCGAGATATGACCGAACCGACTTCCTTGCCGCCGCATGTCCTGCGCCGCCGCGCCCTTCTGGCCGGATTGTCCGCCCTGCTTCTTCCGCGCCTGTCGCGCGCGGCAACATCCCTGCCGATCGGGATCATCGGTTCCGGCCATGTGGGCAGCACGCTCGGGGGGTTGTGGCTGCGCGCCGGGCATCCGGTAATGTTTTCCGCTCGTGACCTCTCCTCGGCCCAGTCGGTTGCGGCGGGACTGGGGGCGCTGGCGCGGGCCGGCACACCGGAACAGGCGGCCCGGTTCGGCGAAGCCGTGCTGCTGGCCGTCCCCTACGGTGCCCTGCCGGCACTGGGCGCGTCGCTGCATGGCGTCCTGGCAGGCAAGGTGGTGATCGACGCCTGCAATCCCTATTCCTGGCGCGACGGGGATGTGGCCCGCCTGGCAAGGCAGCAGGGCGCGGGTCCGACCACGCAGTCCTTCTTTCCCGGCGCGCATGTCATCCGCGCCTTCAATTCCGAGGATATGAGCACGATCAGTGTCGAGGCCCACCGGCTGCCGCCCCTGCTGGGCATTCCCTATGCCGGGGATGATGCCGCCGCGATGGACGTGGTGCGGGGCCTGATCGTCGATGCCGGATTCGACCCGGTGCGCGCCGGCCCGCTGTCGGTCGCGCGCCTGTTCCAGCCCGGCGGCCCGGAATTCGAGGCCGACCTGACCGCGCCGGAACTGCGGGGCCGCCTGGAACAGGACCAGCATGGAGCGGGCCGGTAAACCGGCCAAGGCGGCGGACATGAAAAAAGGGGGCACGAGGCCCCCTTTTCCACGCACCGGGGCAGTTCAGACCCCGGAGCCGGACAGCAGGTTCGCCTGCCGCAGCGCCAGGCCGAACTGGATCCAGCCCACCCCCGCCGCGATCAGTTCCACGGCGATGAAGGTTCCGATCAGCCACAGCCCGGACCAGGGCAGCGTCAGGTACAGGCAGGCCCCGACCAGAAGGCTGATCAGCCCGCCGCCCAGGATGATCCACCAGCCGTTCAGTTCACGATGCCGCGCCGCGATCAGCATGCGCGTCGTCCCCGAGATGATCAGGCAGGCCGCGATCACGAGGGTCAGGACGATGGAGCCGGTGACAGGCTCCTGCATCAGGATGAAGCCGCCGACGATATAGAGCACCCCGCCCAGCAGGGAGAGCAGGAAGCCGCCCCAGTCGCGGACCGAGAAGGCGTGGAACATCTGCACCGCCCCGGCGATGACCAGCACCAGGCCGATGATCATGGTGCTGGCCAGCGTGACGGAAATCGCGTCGATCCATGCGACGATGCCCAGCGCGATGGATACGACCCCCAGCAGGACGAATAATCCCCAGCGCTGTGTAAACGGCGTGGCCATGGGCTCTCCTTGATTCCGTGATAGGATTTGTCCAGACTATACGGGCTTGGGCCGGGGCACACGGGCTTTTCGCACCGGACCGCCATGCGGGACGGCGCCGCCGGGCCTGCCGGCCGTGGTTGACAGCGCCGTACTGTTACGCCTATAGGCCAGCCCCACTGCCGGGAACGTGGACGGACCGGCCGGTGCCAGATCGGGTGATTGCTCCCCGGCGCCGGTAATGCGGAACGCGCCCGCCCTGTTCATGCGGAACAGGGCCTACCGGTGCAATACAGGGTGGCGGACTGCCTTCGGGCCGGACGGCCGCCCGTCGAGTATGAAAGATCGCGCGCGATGAGCAAGCGCCTTGAGAGCAAGTACAAGATCAATCGCCGCCTGGGCGTGAACCTGTGGGGCCGTGCGAAGTCCCCGGTCAACAAGCGGGAATATGGCCCCGGCCAGCATGGCCAGCGCCGCAAGCAGAAGCCGTCGGACTTCTCGGTCCAGCTGATGGCGAAGCAGAAGCTGAAGGGCTATTACGGCAACATCAGCGAAAAGCAGTTCCGCAAGTATTATGACGAGGCCGTGCGCCGCAAGGGCGACACCTCGGAAAATCTGATCGACCTGCTGGAGCGCCGGCTGGACGCGGTGGTCTATCGCCTGAAGTTCGCGATGACGCCGTTCGCCGCCCGCCAGTTCGTCAGCCACGGCCACATCACGGTCAACGGCCGCAAGGTCAACATCCCGTCCTACATCGTGCGCGACGAGGACGTGATCGAGGTCCGCGAGAAGTCCAAGCACCTGGCCATCGTCCTGGACGCGGCGCAGAGCGGCGAGCGTGACGTGCCGGAATACATGGAAGTCGATCACCGCCAGATGAAGGGCCGCTTCCTGCGTGCGCCGAAGCTGTCGGACGTGCCGTATCCGGTGCAGATGGAACCGAACCTGGTCATCGAGTTCTACTCGCGCTGATCCGGCCTTTCGGACGAACGATCGCGGCGCCGGGCGCGGGGGACATCCCCCTCGCCCGGCGTCCGTGTTTTGGGACCCCGCCGGACCGCATCGCGGCCCGGCCGACATCGCAGCACGAATGGATGCGCCCGTGAACGCCGAGCCCGCAACCGCCCCCACATCCGGCCTAGCCGCCACCATCGCCCGGGAAATCGCCCGGCGGCGCACCTTCGCCATCATCTCGCACCCAGACGCGGGCAAGACCACGCTGACCGAGCGCATCCTGCGCGCGGGCGGCGCGATCCAGATGGCGGGCAATGTCCGGGCCAAGGGCGAACGCCGCCGCACCCGGTCGGACTGGATGGGGATCGAGCGCGATCGCGGCATTTCGGTCGTGACCTCGGTCATGACGTTCGAATATGGCGGCTGCATCTTCAACCTGCTGGACACGCCGGGCCACGAGGATTTTTCGGAAGATACCTATCGCACGCTGACGGCCGTCGATGCGGCGGTGATGGTGATCGACGCCGCCAAAGGGATCGAGGACCGGACCCGCAAGCTGTTCGAGATCTGCCGCCTGCGCGACATTCCGATCGTCACCTTCATCAACAAGATGGACCGCGAGGCGCAGGACCCGTTCACGCTGCTGGACGAAATCTCGTCCGCGCTGGCGCTGGATACCGCGCCGGCGACGTGGCCGGTCGGCCGTGCGGCGCAGTTCGTCGGCACGTATGACCTGCGCGCGCGCAGCCTGCATGTGTCCACGCCGCTGGAGCAGTCCGACCCGCGCATGGTGCAACTGGCCGAGGACCTGGAACTGGCCGAGGCCGCCCTGCCGGTCTTCGACCGCGACAGCTTCAATGCCGGGCACCTGACCCCGGTCTTCTTCGGCAGCGCGATGAAGGAGATCGGCGTGACCGACCTGCTGGACGCGCTGGTGGCGTTCGGCCCGCCGCCGCGCGATCAGGCGACCGAAAGCCGGACGGTGCGCGCGGACGAGACCGGACTGACCGCGCTGGTCTTCAAGATCCAGGCCAACATGGACCCGAACCATCGCGACCGCATGGCCTTCGCGCGGATCTGCTCGGGCCGGCTGGAACGCGGGATGCGGCTGAAGCATGTGCGCATCGGCAAGCAGTTCGCGCTGCATACGCCGCAATTCTTCTTCGCCCGCGACCGGCAGCTGGCCGAGGAAGCCTTCGCCGGCGACGTGGTGGGCATTCCCAACCACGGCACCCTGCGCATCGGCGACACGCTGACCGAGGGCGAGGACCTGCGCTTTACCGGCGTGCCGCACTTCGCCCCGGAAATCCTGCGCCGCGTCCGGCTGGACGACGCGATGAAGGCCAAGAAGCTGCGCCAGGCCCTGACGGAACTGGCCGAGGAAGGGGTGGTTCAGCTCTTCCGCCCGCAGGACGGCGCGCCGCCCATCGTCGGCGTCGTCGGCACGCTGCAGCTCGACGTGCTGCAGGCGCGGCTGTCCGGGGAATACGGGGTGGCGATCGGCTTCGAATCCACCCCCTACAACCTGGCCCGCTGGGTGACGGGCGACCGCGCGAAGCTGGAGACGTTCGCGATGGCCAACCGCTCGGCCATGGCGGACGACCTGGACGGCGATCCGGTCTTCCTGGCCGGATCGGCCTTCATGATGCGTCGCACGGCCGAGATGAACCTCGACCTGTCATTCCACGACATCAAGCAGATCGGCATCGAGACACGCTGACCGCCGCGGGCCCGCGATCGCCCAGCGTCCGCGCGGCCCGCACCCCCAGCATCAGCGCCACCGCCACCAGCGCGCACGCCACGCCGCCCCACAGGCCGACGACGCCCAGGCCGCATCGGAACGCCAGCCACGTGCCCAGCGGAAAGCCGATCCCCCAATAGCCCAGCACGGCCAGGACCATCGGCACGATCGCATCGCCGCGTCCCCGCAGCGCACCCACCAGCACCGCCTGCGTGCCGTCCGCCACCTGGAACACGGCCGCCAGCAGCAGCGCCGCCATGGCGATATGCGTGCTCTCCGCATTGGCCGGCACCGACGGGTCCAGATAGAAGGCCACCAGCCGCGCGCGGAACAGGTAGATCAGGCAGCCGCTGGCCACCATGCCGGCGATCGCGGTCCCGACCGCCACCCATGCCGCGTGGCGTGCCCGCGCCGGCCGCGCCGCCCCGGTCCAGTAGGCCACCCGCACGTTCGCGGCCTGTCCCAGCGCCATGATCGCCATGTAGGTGGTCGCGGTCAGGTTCAGTACGATCTGGTGCGCCGCCAGGGCATGGGGGCCCAGGGTCGCCGCCTGCAGCGCCGTGACCTGGAACAGCATGATCTCGGCCCCCGTCGCCATCATCATCGGCACCCCCAGGCGCAGCAGTACCGCCATGTCGGCGGCCCGCGGTCGCGGCGGCCACAGCAGCAGGCGCAGATGCGGCCGGGAATGCACCATCGCCAGCAGGACCAGCGCCGCGCCCCACATGGTCAGGGTGGTGGCCAGGGCCGAACCGCGCAGCCCCATTGCCGGCAGGCCGAACCATCCGTGAATCAGCCCCGCGTTCAGCACGCCGTTCACCACCGCCACGACCGGCATCACCCGCAGCAGGACACCCTGCGCGTCCAGCGCCGGCAGCACCACTTCCACCACCCCCGTGCCGATCAGCGCCGGCGGCACGCCCCACATCAGGATATGCAGGAAGGACGTGACCGGGCCGACCAGCGTCGCGGGCTGATGCATCAGCCGCAACAGGGGGCCGGCCTGCGTCAGCAGCGCCAGGAAGGGTACGCACAGCAGCAGCGCCACGACCAGCAGCATGGCGTGGATCGAGGCGATGCGCCCCTCATCCCCGCTGCCACGCGCCTGGGCGATCAGCACCCCGCCCGCCCCCAGATTGGCCTGCAGCATCACCAGCAGCGTGAAGAACAGCATGGTCGACAGGCCGCCGATGGCCAGCGCGTCGGCCCCCAGCCCGCCCAGCAGCACGCTGTCGGTGACGCCCATGGCCATCTGCGCGATCTGCGCCAGGGCGATCGGGGCCGCGATGCGCAGCAACAGGCGAAGTTCCCCCGGGGGAGAGGATGAATCGGGACAGGCTGGATCGGGCATGCCCGCATCCAAAGCAGATCGCCCCCGCAAAGACCAGACGCGGCGGGACCATGCCCCCCTTTCGTCCCTGCCGCCGCACAAGGGTGTTGCGTCCGCCCCGCCGCTGTCGCATCTAGGCCCCATCATGCCAGATTCCATGCCGCAACTGACCCTGCACGACAGCAGAAGCCGCAAGACGGTTCCGTTCGCGCCCCTCGATCCGGGGAATGTGCGGGTCTATTATTGCGGGCCGACCGTCTATGACCTGGCCCATATCGGCAACCTGCGGGCGATGGTGACGGCCGATATCCTGGTCCGGCTGCTGCGGCACCTGTATCCGCGCGTGACCTATGTGCGCAACATCACGGACGTGGACGACAAGATCAACACCCGCGCCCGCGCGAACGGCGAGACGATCGACAGCCTGACCGCCCGCACGATCCGGGATTTCCACGAGGACCTGGACGCCGTCGGCATCCTGCCCCCGGATATCGAACCCCGCGCCACCCACCACATCGCCGAGATGCTGACCCTGATCGGCCAGTTGATCGACAGCGGCCATGCCTACGAGGCGCAGGGTCATGTCCTGTTCGCCGTCAGCCGCTTTCCAGCCTATGGCGCGCTGTCGGGGCGCAGCCCCGAGGACCTGCTGGCCGGCGCACGGGTCGAAGTCGCGCCCTACAAGCGCGATCCGGGCGATTTCGTGCTGTGGAAGCCGTCGGCGCCCGACCTGCCGGGCTGGGAGAGCCCGTGGGGCCGGGGCCGGCCGGGCTGGCATATCGAATGCTCGGCCATGTCGCATCGCTATCTGGGCGAGAGCTTCGACATTCATGGCGGCGGCAGCGACCTGCTGTTCCCGCACCACGAAAACGAACTGGCGCAAAGCCAGTGCTGCTTCCCGCACGGCCGCTTCGCCAACCACTGGGTGCATAACGCGATGCTGCTGGTGAACGGCGAGAAGATGTCCAAGTCGCTGGGCAATTTCCTGACCGTCCGCGACGCACTAAGCGTCAGTCCGGCCGAGGCGCTGCGCCTGCTGCTGCTGCACGCGCAGTACCGGTCGGTGCTGAACTTCACCCTGGCCGGGCTGGAGGACGCGAAGCAGACGCTGAACCGGTTCTATCGCGCCGTCGGCGACACGCCGCCCGACGGCACGGTTCCGGTCCCCGCCCCCGTGCTGGCCGCCCTGTGCGACGACCTGAACACGCCCCGCGCGCTGGCGGAAATGCATGCCCTGGCTGACCGGGCCCTGGCGGGCGACCGCGACGCGGCGCTGGGCCTGCGCGCGGCGGGGCAGTTGCTGGGGCTGCTGGGACAGACGGAGGATGCGTGGTTCCGCGCGGGTACTTACGTCCATCCAGAGACGATCGAAAGGCTGATCGTCGAACGGCAGGATGCCCGCAAATCCCGCGATTTTTGCCCGCGCCGACGCTATTCGCGAAAGTCTGGCGAAGGACGGCATCGTGCTGGAAGACGGGCCGTCCGGCACCACCTGGAGGCGCGCATGACCGGCCGCGACGGCGGGGCCGATATCGGCCCGATCGGCAACAGCCCGGTCGTCATCCTGGTGCGCCCGCAGATGGCCGAGAATATCGGCACCACGGCGCGGGCCATGGCCAATGGCGGACTGTTCCACCTGCGCCTGGTCGCCCCGCGCGACGGCTGGCCGCTGGAGCGCGCCTGGCGCTCGGCCTCGGGCGCCGACCGCATCCTGGAAGCCGCGACGGTGCATGACAGCGTCGATGACGCGATCGCCGACCTGCACCATGTCTTCGCGACCTGCCCGCGCCCGCGCCATATCGTCAAGACGGTGCTGACCGCACGCGGGGGCGCCGCCGAACTGCGGCAGATGAGCGGGCGCGGACTGCGCACCGGCCTGCTGTTCGGCCCCGAGCGCGCCGGCCTGGACAACGAGGACATGGCCCGGGCCGACGCCCTGATCCGCTATCCGCTGAACCCGGCCTTCATGTCGCTGAACCTGGCGCAGGCGGTCATGATCATGGCCTACGAATGGTGGATGGCCGAAGACGCCACCCCGCCCCGCGCGCTGATGACCAATGAAACCCATGTCGCCACCAAGGGCGAACTGGACAATTTCATGCGCCACCTGATCGACGATCTGGACGAATGCGGCTTCCTGCGCAACGAGCAGAAGCGCGCGGGCATGGTGCGCAACCTGCGCCATTTCTTCACCCGGGGCGAAGTCACGGAACAGGAACTGCGCACCCTGCACGGCGTGGTGACGGAACTGACCCGGGGGCGCCGGGCGCGCGGGCAATGAAGAGCGTCCTTCGGCAACAGGGCCGTTGCCACCTCGATTCGTCCCCGCGGATGCGGGGAACACGCATCCGCGTGCCCTGCAACCCGTCCCAATCCATGCCGACGCCGGCTGCCATGGAATCTCCTTCTCGCTTCGCCTATATTTGGCCTGCGGCGTGCAGCGACATGGTGATATTCAGCCGACCATAGGACCGCCTGCATGGCGGGATCGTTTGTGGGGTTCTGGCTGGCCCCACCTGCACGCCGTGTCACCTGATCCTGCGCACCCATTCCATCACGACCGCCCACGGCGTCACACATCGTCCAGTTCTTTCGTGTTCCTGGCGTCCGGCGCCGACGCAATGCGTCGGACGACAACCGAGGCGGCGCGCGAAAAGCGGGCCCGGGAGAGCGTCTGAGCCCAAAGTTAGGACATCGGCCGCGAATTTCAGCAGGGCCGGCAGATTCATCCCTGCATATGCGAGGAACACAAGGCGGCCTCGTCCAGGATCACCAGACCCTGCGGTTCATCCCCGCACGTGCGGGAACACGTCCCCCTGCTCGGCAACCCCAAACTCAAGATCGGTTCATCCCCGCACGTGCGGGGAACACGCCGCGACGGTGAAGGGGAGGTTGTTCGACGCCGGTTCATCCCCGCACGTGCGGGGAACACGAGTCACCGGATTCCCATCTCATCCTAATATCCGGTTCATCCCCGCACGTGCGGGGAACACCTTTTCTCAGCCGACACTCTCCATGCAAGAACCGGTTCATCCCCGCACGTGCGGGGAACACACGCGGGTCTATGAGATTCCGATCATGCAGGACGGTTCATCCCCGCACGTGCGGGGAACACCATTGACCCGGCACCCTCCCCATGTGACGTTTCGGTTCATCCCCGCACGTGCGGGGAACACTGGCTCGGGACCATCTTAGCGGACGACATGGCCGGTTCATCCCCGCACGTGCGGGGAACACGGCGTAGCCCGCAGCACCGCCCAGCCGGGGACCGGTTCATCCCCGCACGTGCGGGGAACACCTTAACTGGATCACGATCGCGCTGATCCTCTACGGTTCATCCCCGCACGTGCGGGGAACACTTCTCGGCACTCGACCCGCGCCCAGACGGCTGCGGTTCATCCCCGCACGTGCGGGGAACACCGCGGGTCGCTCGGCAATCGCGCTGCTATCGCCGGTTCATCCCCGCACGTGCGGGGAACACGCCGGACGAGCGCGTACATGCTCTGGTGCATCCGGTTCATCCCCGCACGTGCGGGGAACACCAGCGGCGATCCTGAGCGGTTCCACGAGGCGGCGGTTCATCCCCGCACGTGCGGGGAACACATCTGCCTCAGACCTTCGATGCGGAGCAGGCCCGGTTCATCCCCGCA
This genomic stretch from Gluconacetobacter diazotrophicus PA1 5 harbors:
- a CDS encoding RNA methyltransferase; the encoded protein is MTGRDGGADIGPIGNSPVVILVRPQMAENIGTTARAMANGGLFHLRLVAPRDGWPLERAWRSASGADRILEAATVHDSVDDAIADLHHVFATCPRPRHIVKTVLTARGGAAELRQMSGRGLRTGLLFGPERAGLDNEDMARADALIRYPLNPAFMSLNLAQAVMIMAYEWWMAEDATPPRALMTNETHVATKGELDNFMRHLIDDLDECGFLRNEQKRAGMVRNLRHFFTRGEVTEQELRTLHGVVTELTRGRRARGQ